A genomic window from Schistocerca serialis cubense isolate TAMUIC-IGC-003099 chromosome 4, iqSchSeri2.2, whole genome shotgun sequence includes:
- the LOC126475231 gene encoding knirps-related protein-like: MNQQCKVCGEPAAGFHFGAFTCEGCKSFFGRSYNNLGSISECKNNGECVINKKNRTSCKACRLRKCLLVGMSKSGSRYGRRSNWFKIHCLLQEQQQQQQQQQQQQQNHLHQQQVGRQQRSPPHPSALGILGHHQAQPGNHPHFDPRLHHQLAAAMSHHHHQRAKEDLMLLGLDEYKNSTSPSISSPESHNSDSSVEVSDQRLASRTASLFKESASPAAHKDGMFVPLPFATLASLAPSVFPHAAAAAAAAFLQPSAFAGAGAAGAPFLFPTHGGYVYPPAGPHKQHGHHAGVPKMPTTHASTLNNNTIDAAAGKRFFLDAILQSQRVSPPSTPRGATSSDVDADDDGNEDDGSSSHHSPSLLLSDQEQENPMDLSMKGCRIRAEERRSLSPGGFSGSKGSGADGADEDDEGDAEGDGDADGHRSDSGLSHGCGADVDDAEGHASLAHRATPIDLTTKA; this comes from the coding sequence TCCTTCTTTGGACGGTCATACAACAACCTCGGCTCTATCTCCGAGTGCAAGAACAACGGGGAATGTGTCATCAACAAGAAGAACCGCACATCCTGCAAGGCGTGTCGCCTGCGCAAGTGCCTGCTGGTGGGCATGTCCAAGAGCGGCTCCCGCTACGGCCGGCGCTCCAACTGGTTCAAGATACACTGCCTACTgcaagaacagcagcagcagcagcaacaacaacagcagcagcagcagaaccacCTCCACCAGCAGCAGGTGGGGAGGCAGCAGAGGTCGCCCCCGCATCCATCTGCGTTGGGGATACTCGGCCACCATCAAGCCCAGCCCGGCAACCACCCTCATTTTGACCCTCGATTACACCACCAGCTGGCTGCAGCCATgtcgcaccaccaccaccagcggGCCAAGGAAGACCTCATGCTTCTGGGTCTGGACGAGTACAAGAATTCGACGTCGCCGTCCATCAGTTCCCCGGAGTCACACAACTCCGACTCGTCGGTGGAAGTGAGCGACCAGCGGCTGGCTTCGCGGACAGCGAGCCTCTTCAAGGAGTCGGCGTCCCCGGCAGCGCACAAGGACGGAATGTTCGTTCCGCTGCCGTTCGCAACGTTGGCGTCTCTGGCGCCTTCGGTGTTCCCGCACGCTGCCGCCGCGGCAGCCGCCGCCTTCTTGCAGCCGTCGGCGTTCGCCGGTGCGGGAGCGGCAGGCGCGCCGTTCCTCTTCCCGACGCACGGCGGATACGTCTACCCTCCGGCGGGCCCGCACAAGCAGCACGGCCACCACGCCGGAGTGCCCAAAATGCCGACGACGCACGCCTCCACCCTCAACAACAACACCATCGACGCCGCGGCCGGCAAGAGGTTCTTCCTGGACGCGATCCTGCAGTCCCAGAGGGTCTCCCCGCCGTCTACGCCGAGAGGCGCCACGAGCAGTGACGTCGACGCCGACGACGACGGCAACGAAGACGACGGCTCGTCGTCGCACCACTCTCCTTCGCTGCTGCTTTCCGATCAGGAGCAGGAGAACCCGATGGACTTGTCGATGAAGGGCTGCCGCATACGGGCCGAAGAGCGGCGGTCGCTGTCGCCGGGAGGGTTCAGCGGCAGCAAGGGAAGTGGCGCAGACGGCGCCGACGAGGACGACGAAGGCGACGCCGAGGGAGACGGCGACGCCGACGGCCACCGCTCCGACTCGGGGCTGTCGCACGGCTGCGGCGCAGACGTCGACGACGCGGAGGGCCACGCCTCGCTGGCGCACCGTGCCACGCCCATCGATCTCACGACCAAAGCGTGA